The following proteins are encoded in a genomic region of Ostrinia nubilalis chromosome 1, ilOstNubi1.1, whole genome shotgun sequence:
- the LOC135074808 gene encoding proteasome subunit beta type-2-like produces the protein MSSIGISVFQCLLGIQCNDFTMIAADQMNTQSIIVLKDDEKKLHTISDRLVMGLNGSTGDTLQFSQFVAKNVHLYKMRNGYKLDTAAVVHFTRKNLADALKSGNPCMVNMLVAGYDEHLGGMLYSLDFLAACVKVPFASHGCAGLFCLSILDRYYKPTLTEQEAYEVLKMCVREVHRRLFLNLPNFSVKVVSSHGVKKLPPINPATFVINK, from the exons ATGTCCAGCATTGGGATAAGCGTGTTCCAATGCCTGCTGGGGATACAGTGCAATGACTTCACGATGATTGCTGCTGATCAGATGAATACGCAAAGCATCATCGTTCTCAAAGACG ACGAAAAGAAGCTCCACACTATATCCGACAGGCTGGTCATGGGCCTGAACGGCAGTACAGGGGACACGCTGCAGTTCTCCCAATTCGTGGCCAAGAACGTCCACCTATACAAGATGCGGAACGGATACAAACTCGACACGGCGGCCGTGGTGCACTTCACCAGGAAGAATCTGGCTGATGCGCTGAAGAGTGGG AACCCATGCATGGTGAATATGCTGGTGGCAGGCTACGATGAACACCTCGGCGGCATGCTGTACAGCCTGGACTTCTTAGCTGCTTGCGTCAAGGTGCCTTTCGCCTCACATGGCTGCGCGGGACTGTTCTGCCTCAGTATCTTGGACAGATACTACAAGCCCA CATTAACGGAGCAAGAAGCATACGAAGTCCTGAAGATGTGCGTCCGCGAGGTGCACCGGCGGCTGTTCCTCAACCTGCCCAACTTCTCCGTGAAGGTGGTCTCTTCCCACGGCGTCAAGAAGCTGCCGCCCATCAACCCTGCCACCTTCGTCATCAATAAGTGA